In the Vanessa cardui chromosome 10, ilVanCard2.1, whole genome shotgun sequence genome, one interval contains:
- the LOC124532780 gene encoding histone-lysine N-methyltransferase 2D-like isoform X1 yields the protein MSAVNLLSSLQEKPTDDSRTNGFNQSGHEDSGASGGGGDPAVLAVGPARRLLTYTRDELMRLRNSPLVRRGLENAFAGNETLALVLKRRSDSPNEEDKGGRGDAPTENHKGAFGRDRERRSADPRERVRKESEPSSGIVLSPQRRSFTSGCGAPAAAAPPPHLARTRPDSPLGAAAQPPTTKTEQAGRRIGSGRIMVRDVPSAAWEEGEPPRPEPYRPEPYRPPPERRANGDQRYDRRSFNRDSYSSDIKRERDDRFNNEKQRDREDNRRGGRFSQRRFEKEDEPEWFSGGPTSQLETIELRGFDEPIKKNGPNNKDNDKWSGGSRAEPATPPLEAAQTLNNSNDKDSGVESKSEDQTQPDQPEFNLDEFLKFDSIPEVLTNGGSETEGSRFSRWFRRDSPPALAADRHYERLMHNMVDDLDSSSQEPAAAPEPYAGSRGAPSAPAPSLLDMLRRASADTEHRPEMNSGGGKIHSLEELESRLRPQPAAVHDHDLSAFKRLLAQVSGGHAVTAEPPRPQPPPQPMSLLQMLSKSMEQQQQQQQHQHQQQQQQQQQQQQQQQQKAPHIPQELLYKLLQVQQRQQQTGEWAPTADRELLQRPEAQAIIHGLKAGEITVQHLMQQLGNPGLQSRHRELLLTILRTHQQRQQMGGSPLPPHLVVPPPHHQPLRLSPLPHSAFCVSPIMASPNTLAVHNVPGGGEERYNSGVPARIPSPRELAAHTQSIMQGALIKKKLEEQRENYRRRHEMQQHPKQPTPISFTPTSVLRKMTAEKEEAGSPKSWAAGAAGLAHAHAHAHAKPHGRPIVKGNQSGTAPMGYAPAQPDYQQHYLNLQQQQMTNANRAFPHQQQQRQQVPNSLNGMGGVSRGGTTLHQLLVQSHQRTLNEMSGSGDNQLARWFSPELLARASAGKLPSVHVPNALSLEDLERHHHSPAPPVRN from the exons GTCATGAGGATAGCGGGGCATCGGGGGGCGGCGGCGACCCCGCGGTGCTGGCGGTCGGCCCCGCGCGCCGCCTGCTCACTTACACGCGCGACGAGCTCATGCGCCTGCGCAACTCGCCGCTCGTCAGGCGCGGCCTCGAGAACGCGTTCGCGGGCAACGAGACACTTGCCCT TGTTCTAAAGAGACGTTCCGATTCACCGAATGAGGAAGATAAGGGGGGAAGAGGAGATGCACCGACGGAGAATCATAag GGCGCGTTCGGGCGCGATCGCGAGCGGCGCTCGGCGGACCCGCGCGAGCGCGTGCGCAAGGAGAGCGAGCCGAGCAGCGGCATCGTTCTGTCGCCGCAGCGGCGCTCGTTCACGTCGGGCTGCGGCGCGCCCGcggccgccgcgccgccgccgcacCTCGCGCGCACGCGCCCCGACTCGCCGCTCGGCGCCGCCGCGCAGCCGCCGACGACCAAGACCGAGCAGG CGGGGCGGCGCATCGGGTCGGGGCGCATCATGGTGCGCGACGTGCCCAGCGCCGCGTGGGAGGAGGGCGAGCCGCCGCGCCCGGAGCCCTACCGCCCGGAGCCCTACCGCCCGCCGCCCGAGCGTCGCGCCAACGGCGACCAGCG GTACGACCGACGCTCGTTCAACCGAGACTCCTACTCCTCTGACATCAAGAGGGAAAGGGACGATCGATTCAACAACGAAAAACAACGAGATAG AGAGGACAATCGTAGAGGTGGTCGCTTCTCTCAACGACGGTTTGAGAAGGAAGATGAACCAGAATG GTTTAGCGGAGGACCGACGTCTCAGCTGGAAACGATAGAGTTGCGTGGTTTCGACGAGCCCATCAAGAAGAACGGACCGAACAACAAGGACAATGAC AAGTGGTCGGGCGGTTCGCGTGCGGAGCCCGCTACGCCGCCACTCGAAGCGGCGCAGACGCTTAACAACAGCAAT GATAAAGACTCCGGTGTCGAGAGCAAGAGTGAGGACCAGACGCAACCTGATCAGCCCGAATTCAACCTCGACGAATTCCTCAAGTTCGATTCCATACCGGAAGTACTTACC AACGGCGGCAGCGAGACGGAGGGCAGCCGCTTCAGCCGCTGGTTCCGCCGCGACAGCCCGCCCGCGCTGGCCGCCGACCGCCACTACGAGCGCCTCATGCACAACATGGTCGACG ACCTCGACAGCTCGAGCCAGGAGCCGGCGGCGGCGCCGGAGCCCTACGCAGGCTCGCGCGGAGCCCCCAGCGCGCCCGCGCCCTCGCTCCTCGACATGCTGCGACGCGCCAGCGCCGACACCGAGCACAGGCCCG AAATGAACTCAGGGGGCGGTAAGATCCACAGCCTGGAGGAGTTGGAGTCCCGCCTGAGGCCGCAGCCCGCCGCCGTGCACGACCACGACCTGTCCGCCTTCAAGCGACTT TTGGCGCAGGTGTCGGGCGGACACGCCGTCACCGCCGAGCCGCCGCGCCCGCAGCCGCCGCCGCAGCCCATGAGCTTGCTGCAG ATGCTTAGCAAGAGTATGGAGCAACAGCAGCAACAGCAACAGCACCAACATCAACAGCAGCAACagcaacagcaacaacagcagCAACAGCAGCAACAGAAAGCGCCGCACATTCCTCAGGAGCTCCTATACAAGCTCCTGCAGGTGCAGCAG CGCCAGCAGCAGACGGGCGAATGGGCGCCGACCGCTGACCGAGAGCTGCTGCAGCGACCCGAGGCGCAGGCCATCATACACG GTCTGAAAGCCGGCGAGATAACGGTGCAGCATCTGATGCAGCAACTCGGCAATCCCGGCCTGCAGAGTCGCCATCGTGAGCTGTTGCTAACCATCCTGCGCACGCACCAGCAACGACAA caAATGGGCGGATCCCCGCTGCCGCCGCACCTGGTGGTACCACCGCCACATCACCAACCACTGAGACTGTCGCCGCTACCACACTCTG CGTTTTGCGTGTCTCCCATCATGGCGAGTCCCAACACGCTCGCCGTACACAACGTGCCAG gaggaggGGAGGAAAGATATAACTCAG GCGTGCCCGCTCGGATACCGTCGCCGCGCGAGCTAGCCGCGCACACGCAATCCATCATGCAGGGCGCTCTCATCAAGAAGAAACTTGAGGAGCAACGCGAGAACTACCGCCGCCGGCACGAGATGCAACAGCATCCCAAACAACCCACTCCCATCTCCTTCACACCCACATCC gTGCTGCGCAAGATGACGGCGGAGAAGGAGGAAGCGGGCAGTCCCAAGTCgtgggcggcgggcgcggccggcctggcgcacgcgcacgcgcacgcgcacgccaAGCCGCACGGCCGCCCCATCGTCAAG GGTAACCAGAGTGGAACAGCGCCGATGGGCTATGCGCCCGCGCAACCGGACTACCAACAACATTATCTCAATTTACAACAACAA CAGATGACGAATGCGAATCGAGCGTTCCCACACCAGCAGCAACAGAGACAACAAGTACCGAATTCC TTGAACGGTATGGGCGGCGTGTCGCGCGGTGGCACCACCCTGCACCAGCTCCTTGTGCAGTCCCACCAGAGAACGCTCAACG AGATGAGCGGCAGCGGCGACAATCAGCTGGCGCGCTGGTTCTCCCCCGAGCTGCTGGCGCGCGCGTCGGCCGGCAAGCTGCCGTCCGTGCACGTGCCCAACGCGCTGTCGCTGGAAGACCTCGAACGGCACCACCACTCGCCGGCGCCGCCCGTGCGCAACTGA
- the LOC124532780 gene encoding eukaryotic translation initiation factor 4E transporter-like isoform X3 — translation MSAVNLLSSLQEKPTDDSRTNGFNQSGHEDSGASGGGGDPAVLAVGPARRLLTYTRDELMRLRNSPLVRRGLENAFAGNETLALVLKRRSDSPNEEDKGGRGDAPTENHKGAFGRDRERRSADPRERVRKESEPSSGIVLSPQRRSFTSGCGAPAAAAPPPHLARTRPDSPLGAAAQPPTTKTEQAGRRIGSGRIMVRDVPSAAWEEGEPPRPEPYRPEPYRPPPERRANGDQRYDRRSFNRDSYSSDIKRERDDRFNNEKQRDREDNRRGGRFSQRRFEKEDEPEWFSGGPTSQLETIELRGFDEPIKKNGPNNKDNDWSGGSRAEPATPPLEAAQTLNNSNDKDSGVESKSEDQTQPDQPEFNLDEFLKFDSIPEVLTNGGSETEGSRFSRWFRRDSPPALAADRHYERLMHNMVDDLDSSSQEPAAAPEPYAGSRGAPSAPAPSLLDMLRRASADTEHRPEMNSGGGKIHSLEELESRLRPQPAAVHDHDLSAFKRLLAQVSGGHAVTAEPPRPQPPPQPMSLLQMLSKSMEQQQQQQQHQHQQQQQQQQQQQQQQQQKAPHIPQELLYKLLQVQQRQQQTGEWAPTADRELLQRPEAQAIIHGLKAGEITVQHLMQQLGNPGLQSRHRELLLTILRTHQQRQQMGGSPLPPHLVVPPPHHQPLRLSPLPHSAFCVSPIMASPNTLAVHNVPGGGEERYNSGVPARIPSPRELAAHTQSIMQGALIKKKLEEQRENYRRRHEMQQHPKQPTPISFTPTSVLRKMTAEKEEAGSPKSWAAGAAGLAHAHAHAHAKPHGRPIVKGNQSGTAPMGYAPAQPDYQQHYLNLQQQQMTNANRAFPHQQQQRQQVPNSLNGMGGVSRGGTTLHQLLVQSHQRTLNEMSGSGDNQLARWFSPELLARASAGKLPSVHVPNALSLEDLERHHHSPAPPVRN, via the exons GTCATGAGGATAGCGGGGCATCGGGGGGCGGCGGCGACCCCGCGGTGCTGGCGGTCGGCCCCGCGCGCCGCCTGCTCACTTACACGCGCGACGAGCTCATGCGCCTGCGCAACTCGCCGCTCGTCAGGCGCGGCCTCGAGAACGCGTTCGCGGGCAACGAGACACTTGCCCT TGTTCTAAAGAGACGTTCCGATTCACCGAATGAGGAAGATAAGGGGGGAAGAGGAGATGCACCGACGGAGAATCATAag GGCGCGTTCGGGCGCGATCGCGAGCGGCGCTCGGCGGACCCGCGCGAGCGCGTGCGCAAGGAGAGCGAGCCGAGCAGCGGCATCGTTCTGTCGCCGCAGCGGCGCTCGTTCACGTCGGGCTGCGGCGCGCCCGcggccgccgcgccgccgccgcacCTCGCGCGCACGCGCCCCGACTCGCCGCTCGGCGCCGCCGCGCAGCCGCCGACGACCAAGACCGAGCAGG CGGGGCGGCGCATCGGGTCGGGGCGCATCATGGTGCGCGACGTGCCCAGCGCCGCGTGGGAGGAGGGCGAGCCGCCGCGCCCGGAGCCCTACCGCCCGGAGCCCTACCGCCCGCCGCCCGAGCGTCGCGCCAACGGCGACCAGCG GTACGACCGACGCTCGTTCAACCGAGACTCCTACTCCTCTGACATCAAGAGGGAAAGGGACGATCGATTCAACAACGAAAAACAACGAGATAG AGAGGACAATCGTAGAGGTGGTCGCTTCTCTCAACGACGGTTTGAGAAGGAAGATGAACCAGAATG GTTTAGCGGAGGACCGACGTCTCAGCTGGAAACGATAGAGTTGCGTGGTTTCGACGAGCCCATCAAGAAGAACGGACCGAACAACAAGGACAATGAC TGGTCGGGCGGTTCGCGTGCGGAGCCCGCTACGCCGCCACTCGAAGCGGCGCAGACGCTTAACAACAGCAAT GATAAAGACTCCGGTGTCGAGAGCAAGAGTGAGGACCAGACGCAACCTGATCAGCCCGAATTCAACCTCGACGAATTCCTCAAGTTCGATTCCATACCGGAAGTACTTACC AACGGCGGCAGCGAGACGGAGGGCAGCCGCTTCAGCCGCTGGTTCCGCCGCGACAGCCCGCCCGCGCTGGCCGCCGACCGCCACTACGAGCGCCTCATGCACAACATGGTCGACG ACCTCGACAGCTCGAGCCAGGAGCCGGCGGCGGCGCCGGAGCCCTACGCAGGCTCGCGCGGAGCCCCCAGCGCGCCCGCGCCCTCGCTCCTCGACATGCTGCGACGCGCCAGCGCCGACACCGAGCACAGGCCCG AAATGAACTCAGGGGGCGGTAAGATCCACAGCCTGGAGGAGTTGGAGTCCCGCCTGAGGCCGCAGCCCGCCGCCGTGCACGACCACGACCTGTCCGCCTTCAAGCGACTT TTGGCGCAGGTGTCGGGCGGACACGCCGTCACCGCCGAGCCGCCGCGCCCGCAGCCGCCGCCGCAGCCCATGAGCTTGCTGCAG ATGCTTAGCAAGAGTATGGAGCAACAGCAGCAACAGCAACAGCACCAACATCAACAGCAGCAACagcaacagcaacaacagcagCAACAGCAGCAACAGAAAGCGCCGCACATTCCTCAGGAGCTCCTATACAAGCTCCTGCAGGTGCAGCAG CGCCAGCAGCAGACGGGCGAATGGGCGCCGACCGCTGACCGAGAGCTGCTGCAGCGACCCGAGGCGCAGGCCATCATACACG GTCTGAAAGCCGGCGAGATAACGGTGCAGCATCTGATGCAGCAACTCGGCAATCCCGGCCTGCAGAGTCGCCATCGTGAGCTGTTGCTAACCATCCTGCGCACGCACCAGCAACGACAA caAATGGGCGGATCCCCGCTGCCGCCGCACCTGGTGGTACCACCGCCACATCACCAACCACTGAGACTGTCGCCGCTACCACACTCTG CGTTTTGCGTGTCTCCCATCATGGCGAGTCCCAACACGCTCGCCGTACACAACGTGCCAG gaggaggGGAGGAAAGATATAACTCAG GCGTGCCCGCTCGGATACCGTCGCCGCGCGAGCTAGCCGCGCACACGCAATCCATCATGCAGGGCGCTCTCATCAAGAAGAAACTTGAGGAGCAACGCGAGAACTACCGCCGCCGGCACGAGATGCAACAGCATCCCAAACAACCCACTCCCATCTCCTTCACACCCACATCC gTGCTGCGCAAGATGACGGCGGAGAAGGAGGAAGCGGGCAGTCCCAAGTCgtgggcggcgggcgcggccggcctggcgcacgcgcacgcgcacgcgcacgccaAGCCGCACGGCCGCCCCATCGTCAAG GGTAACCAGAGTGGAACAGCGCCGATGGGCTATGCGCCCGCGCAACCGGACTACCAACAACATTATCTCAATTTACAACAACAA CAGATGACGAATGCGAATCGAGCGTTCCCACACCAGCAGCAACAGAGACAACAAGTACCGAATTCC TTGAACGGTATGGGCGGCGTGTCGCGCGGTGGCACCACCCTGCACCAGCTCCTTGTGCAGTCCCACCAGAGAACGCTCAACG AGATGAGCGGCAGCGGCGACAATCAGCTGGCGCGCTGGTTCTCCCCCGAGCTGCTGGCGCGCGCGTCGGCCGGCAAGCTGCCGTCCGTGCACGTGCCCAACGCGCTGTCGCTGGAAGACCTCGAACGGCACCACCACTCGCCGGCGCCGCCCGTGCGCAACTGA
- the LOC124532780 gene encoding eukaryotic translation initiation factor 4E transporter-like isoform X4: protein MSAVNLLSSLQEKPTDDSRTNGFNQSGHEDSGASGGGGDPAVLAVGPARRLLTYTRDELMRLRNSPLVRRGLENAFAGNETLALVLKRRSDSPNEEDKGGRGDAPTENHKGAFGRDRERRSADPRERVRKESEPSSGIVLSPQRRSFTSGCGAPAAAAPPPHLARTRPDSPLGAAAQPPTTKTEQAGRRIGSGRIMVRDVPSAAWEEGEPPRPEPYRPEPYRPPPERRANGDQRYDRRSFNRDSYSSDIKRERDDRFNNEKQRDREDNRRGGRFSQRRFEKEDEPEWFSGGPTSQLETIELRGFDEPIKKNGPNNKDNDKWSGGSRAEPATPPLEAAQTLNNSNDKDSGVESKSEDQTQPDQPEFNLDEFLKFDSIPEVLTNGGSETEGSRFSRWFRRDSPPALAADRHYERLMHNMVDDLDSSSQEPAAAPEPYAGSRGAPSAPAPSLLDMLRRASADTEHRPEMNSGGGKIHSLEELESRLRPQPAAVHDHDLSAFKRLLAQVSGGHAVTAEPPRPQPPPQPMSLLQMLSKSMEQQQQQQQHQHQQQQQQQQQQQQQQQQKAPHIPQELLYKLLQVQQRQQQTGEWAPTADRELLQRPEAQAIIHGLKAGEITVQHLMQQLGNPGLQSRHRELLLTILRTHQQRQQMGGSPLPPHLVVPPPHHQPLRLSPLPHSGVPARIPSPRELAAHTQSIMQGALIKKKLEEQRENYRRRHEMQQHPKQPTPISFTPTSVLRKMTAEKEEAGSPKSWAAGAAGLAHAHAHAHAKPHGRPIVKGNQSGTAPMGYAPAQPDYQQHYLNLQQQQMTNANRAFPHQQQQRQQVPNSLNGMGGVSRGGTTLHQLLVQSHQRTLNEMSGSGDNQLARWFSPELLARASAGKLPSVHVPNALSLEDLERHHHSPAPPVRN from the exons GTCATGAGGATAGCGGGGCATCGGGGGGCGGCGGCGACCCCGCGGTGCTGGCGGTCGGCCCCGCGCGCCGCCTGCTCACTTACACGCGCGACGAGCTCATGCGCCTGCGCAACTCGCCGCTCGTCAGGCGCGGCCTCGAGAACGCGTTCGCGGGCAACGAGACACTTGCCCT TGTTCTAAAGAGACGTTCCGATTCACCGAATGAGGAAGATAAGGGGGGAAGAGGAGATGCACCGACGGAGAATCATAag GGCGCGTTCGGGCGCGATCGCGAGCGGCGCTCGGCGGACCCGCGCGAGCGCGTGCGCAAGGAGAGCGAGCCGAGCAGCGGCATCGTTCTGTCGCCGCAGCGGCGCTCGTTCACGTCGGGCTGCGGCGCGCCCGcggccgccgcgccgccgccgcacCTCGCGCGCACGCGCCCCGACTCGCCGCTCGGCGCCGCCGCGCAGCCGCCGACGACCAAGACCGAGCAGG CGGGGCGGCGCATCGGGTCGGGGCGCATCATGGTGCGCGACGTGCCCAGCGCCGCGTGGGAGGAGGGCGAGCCGCCGCGCCCGGAGCCCTACCGCCCGGAGCCCTACCGCCCGCCGCCCGAGCGTCGCGCCAACGGCGACCAGCG GTACGACCGACGCTCGTTCAACCGAGACTCCTACTCCTCTGACATCAAGAGGGAAAGGGACGATCGATTCAACAACGAAAAACAACGAGATAG AGAGGACAATCGTAGAGGTGGTCGCTTCTCTCAACGACGGTTTGAGAAGGAAGATGAACCAGAATG GTTTAGCGGAGGACCGACGTCTCAGCTGGAAACGATAGAGTTGCGTGGTTTCGACGAGCCCATCAAGAAGAACGGACCGAACAACAAGGACAATGAC AAGTGGTCGGGCGGTTCGCGTGCGGAGCCCGCTACGCCGCCACTCGAAGCGGCGCAGACGCTTAACAACAGCAAT GATAAAGACTCCGGTGTCGAGAGCAAGAGTGAGGACCAGACGCAACCTGATCAGCCCGAATTCAACCTCGACGAATTCCTCAAGTTCGATTCCATACCGGAAGTACTTACC AACGGCGGCAGCGAGACGGAGGGCAGCCGCTTCAGCCGCTGGTTCCGCCGCGACAGCCCGCCCGCGCTGGCCGCCGACCGCCACTACGAGCGCCTCATGCACAACATGGTCGACG ACCTCGACAGCTCGAGCCAGGAGCCGGCGGCGGCGCCGGAGCCCTACGCAGGCTCGCGCGGAGCCCCCAGCGCGCCCGCGCCCTCGCTCCTCGACATGCTGCGACGCGCCAGCGCCGACACCGAGCACAGGCCCG AAATGAACTCAGGGGGCGGTAAGATCCACAGCCTGGAGGAGTTGGAGTCCCGCCTGAGGCCGCAGCCCGCCGCCGTGCACGACCACGACCTGTCCGCCTTCAAGCGACTT TTGGCGCAGGTGTCGGGCGGACACGCCGTCACCGCCGAGCCGCCGCGCCCGCAGCCGCCGCCGCAGCCCATGAGCTTGCTGCAG ATGCTTAGCAAGAGTATGGAGCAACAGCAGCAACAGCAACAGCACCAACATCAACAGCAGCAACagcaacagcaacaacagcagCAACAGCAGCAACAGAAAGCGCCGCACATTCCTCAGGAGCTCCTATACAAGCTCCTGCAGGTGCAGCAG CGCCAGCAGCAGACGGGCGAATGGGCGCCGACCGCTGACCGAGAGCTGCTGCAGCGACCCGAGGCGCAGGCCATCATACACG GTCTGAAAGCCGGCGAGATAACGGTGCAGCATCTGATGCAGCAACTCGGCAATCCCGGCCTGCAGAGTCGCCATCGTGAGCTGTTGCTAACCATCCTGCGCACGCACCAGCAACGACAA caAATGGGCGGATCCCCGCTGCCGCCGCACCTGGTGGTACCACCGCCACATCACCAACCACTGAGACTGTCGCCGCTACCACACTCTG GCGTGCCCGCTCGGATACCGTCGCCGCGCGAGCTAGCCGCGCACACGCAATCCATCATGCAGGGCGCTCTCATCAAGAAGAAACTTGAGGAGCAACGCGAGAACTACCGCCGCCGGCACGAGATGCAACAGCATCCCAAACAACCCACTCCCATCTCCTTCACACCCACATCC gTGCTGCGCAAGATGACGGCGGAGAAGGAGGAAGCGGGCAGTCCCAAGTCgtgggcggcgggcgcggccggcctggcgcacgcgcacgcgcacgcgcacgccaAGCCGCACGGCCGCCCCATCGTCAAG GGTAACCAGAGTGGAACAGCGCCGATGGGCTATGCGCCCGCGCAACCGGACTACCAACAACATTATCTCAATTTACAACAACAA CAGATGACGAATGCGAATCGAGCGTTCCCACACCAGCAGCAACAGAGACAACAAGTACCGAATTCC TTGAACGGTATGGGCGGCGTGTCGCGCGGTGGCACCACCCTGCACCAGCTCCTTGTGCAGTCCCACCAGAGAACGCTCAACG AGATGAGCGGCAGCGGCGACAATCAGCTGGCGCGCTGGTTCTCCCCCGAGCTGCTGGCGCGCGCGTCGGCCGGCAAGCTGCCGTCCGTGCACGTGCCCAACGCGCTGTCGCTGGAAGACCTCGAACGGCACCACCACTCGCCGGCGCCGCCCGTGCGCAACTGA
- the LOC124532780 gene encoding histone-lysine N-methyltransferase 2D-like isoform X2, whose translation MSAVNLLSSLQEKPTDDSRTNGFNQSGHEDSGASGGGGDPAVLAVGPARRLLTYTRDELMRLRNSPLVRRGLENAFAGNETLALVLKRRSDSPNEEDKGGRGDAPTENHKGAFGRDRERRSADPRERVRKESEPSSGIVLSPQRRSFTSGCGAPAAAAPPPHLARTRPDSPLGAAAQPPTTKTEQAGRRIGSGRIMVRDVPSAAWEEGEPPRPEPYRPEPYRPPPERRANGDQRYDRRSFNRDSYSSDIKRERDDRFNNEKQRDREDNRRGGRFSQRRFEKEDEPEWFSGGPTSQLETIELRGFDEPIKKNGPNNKDNDKWSGGSRAEPATPPLEAAQTLNNSNDKDSGVESKSEDQTQPDQPEFNLDEFLKFDSIPEVLTNGGSETEGSRFSRWFRRDSPPALAADRHYERLMHNMVDDLDSSSQEPAAAPEPYAGSRGAPSAPAPSLLDMLRRASADTEHRPEMNSGGGKIHSLEELESRLRPQPAAVHDHDLSAFKRLLAQVSGGHAVTAEPPRPQPPPQPMSLLQMLSKSMEQQQQQQQHQHQQQQQQQQQQQQQQQQKAPHIPQELLYKLLQVQQRQQQTGEWAPTADRELLQRPEAQAIIHGLKAGEITVQHLMQQLGNPGLQSRHRELLLTILRTHQQRQQMGGSPLPPHLVVPPPHHQPLRLSPLPHSAFCVSPIMASPNTLAVHNVPGGGEERYNSGVPARIPSPRELAAHTQSIMQGALIKKKLEEQRENYRRRHEMQQHPKQPTPISFTPTSVLRKMTAEKEEAGSPKSWAAGAAGLAHAHAHAHAKPHGRPIVKGNQSGTAPMGYAPAQPDYQQHYLNLQQQMTNANRAFPHQQQQRQQVPNSLNGMGGVSRGGTTLHQLLVQSHQRTLNEMSGSGDNQLARWFSPELLARASAGKLPSVHVPNALSLEDLERHHHSPAPPVRN comes from the exons GTCATGAGGATAGCGGGGCATCGGGGGGCGGCGGCGACCCCGCGGTGCTGGCGGTCGGCCCCGCGCGCCGCCTGCTCACTTACACGCGCGACGAGCTCATGCGCCTGCGCAACTCGCCGCTCGTCAGGCGCGGCCTCGAGAACGCGTTCGCGGGCAACGAGACACTTGCCCT TGTTCTAAAGAGACGTTCCGATTCACCGAATGAGGAAGATAAGGGGGGAAGAGGAGATGCACCGACGGAGAATCATAag GGCGCGTTCGGGCGCGATCGCGAGCGGCGCTCGGCGGACCCGCGCGAGCGCGTGCGCAAGGAGAGCGAGCCGAGCAGCGGCATCGTTCTGTCGCCGCAGCGGCGCTCGTTCACGTCGGGCTGCGGCGCGCCCGcggccgccgcgccgccgccgcacCTCGCGCGCACGCGCCCCGACTCGCCGCTCGGCGCCGCCGCGCAGCCGCCGACGACCAAGACCGAGCAGG CGGGGCGGCGCATCGGGTCGGGGCGCATCATGGTGCGCGACGTGCCCAGCGCCGCGTGGGAGGAGGGCGAGCCGCCGCGCCCGGAGCCCTACCGCCCGGAGCCCTACCGCCCGCCGCCCGAGCGTCGCGCCAACGGCGACCAGCG GTACGACCGACGCTCGTTCAACCGAGACTCCTACTCCTCTGACATCAAGAGGGAAAGGGACGATCGATTCAACAACGAAAAACAACGAGATAG AGAGGACAATCGTAGAGGTGGTCGCTTCTCTCAACGACGGTTTGAGAAGGAAGATGAACCAGAATG GTTTAGCGGAGGACCGACGTCTCAGCTGGAAACGATAGAGTTGCGTGGTTTCGACGAGCCCATCAAGAAGAACGGACCGAACAACAAGGACAATGAC AAGTGGTCGGGCGGTTCGCGTGCGGAGCCCGCTACGCCGCCACTCGAAGCGGCGCAGACGCTTAACAACAGCAAT GATAAAGACTCCGGTGTCGAGAGCAAGAGTGAGGACCAGACGCAACCTGATCAGCCCGAATTCAACCTCGACGAATTCCTCAAGTTCGATTCCATACCGGAAGTACTTACC AACGGCGGCAGCGAGACGGAGGGCAGCCGCTTCAGCCGCTGGTTCCGCCGCGACAGCCCGCCCGCGCTGGCCGCCGACCGCCACTACGAGCGCCTCATGCACAACATGGTCGACG ACCTCGACAGCTCGAGCCAGGAGCCGGCGGCGGCGCCGGAGCCCTACGCAGGCTCGCGCGGAGCCCCCAGCGCGCCCGCGCCCTCGCTCCTCGACATGCTGCGACGCGCCAGCGCCGACACCGAGCACAGGCCCG AAATGAACTCAGGGGGCGGTAAGATCCACAGCCTGGAGGAGTTGGAGTCCCGCCTGAGGCCGCAGCCCGCCGCCGTGCACGACCACGACCTGTCCGCCTTCAAGCGACTT TTGGCGCAGGTGTCGGGCGGACACGCCGTCACCGCCGAGCCGCCGCGCCCGCAGCCGCCGCCGCAGCCCATGAGCTTGCTGCAG ATGCTTAGCAAGAGTATGGAGCAACAGCAGCAACAGCAACAGCACCAACATCAACAGCAGCAACagcaacagcaacaacagcagCAACAGCAGCAACAGAAAGCGCCGCACATTCCTCAGGAGCTCCTATACAAGCTCCTGCAGGTGCAGCAG CGCCAGCAGCAGACGGGCGAATGGGCGCCGACCGCTGACCGAGAGCTGCTGCAGCGACCCGAGGCGCAGGCCATCATACACG GTCTGAAAGCCGGCGAGATAACGGTGCAGCATCTGATGCAGCAACTCGGCAATCCCGGCCTGCAGAGTCGCCATCGTGAGCTGTTGCTAACCATCCTGCGCACGCACCAGCAACGACAA caAATGGGCGGATCCCCGCTGCCGCCGCACCTGGTGGTACCACCGCCACATCACCAACCACTGAGACTGTCGCCGCTACCACACTCTG CGTTTTGCGTGTCTCCCATCATGGCGAGTCCCAACACGCTCGCCGTACACAACGTGCCAG gaggaggGGAGGAAAGATATAACTCAG GCGTGCCCGCTCGGATACCGTCGCCGCGCGAGCTAGCCGCGCACACGCAATCCATCATGCAGGGCGCTCTCATCAAGAAGAAACTTGAGGAGCAACGCGAGAACTACCGCCGCCGGCACGAGATGCAACAGCATCCCAAACAACCCACTCCCATCTCCTTCACACCCACATCC gTGCTGCGCAAGATGACGGCGGAGAAGGAGGAAGCGGGCAGTCCCAAGTCgtgggcggcgggcgcggccggcctggcgcacgcgcacgcgcacgcgcacgccaAGCCGCACGGCCGCCCCATCGTCAAG GGTAACCAGAGTGGAACAGCGCCGATGGGCTATGCGCCCGCGCAACCGGACTACCAACAACATTATCTCAATTTACAACAACAA ATGACGAATGCGAATCGAGCGTTCCCACACCAGCAGCAACAGAGACAACAAGTACCGAATTCC TTGAACGGTATGGGCGGCGTGTCGCGCGGTGGCACCACCCTGCACCAGCTCCTTGTGCAGTCCCACCAGAGAACGCTCAACG AGATGAGCGGCAGCGGCGACAATCAGCTGGCGCGCTGGTTCTCCCCCGAGCTGCTGGCGCGCGCGTCGGCCGGCAAGCTGCCGTCCGTGCACGTGCCCAACGCGCTGTCGCTGGAAGACCTCGAACGGCACCACCACTCGCCGGCGCCGCCCGTGCGCAACTGA